The proteins below are encoded in one region of Micromonospora yangpuensis:
- a CDS encoding helix-turn-helix domain-containing protein: MSSVPPQDVAKAWIALGQMLARSRKAAGYTQEAYAPRVSYGRSTIANVETGRQRVGRDFWARSDEVLGTGGRLVREYDRIRLASNRHVLSGTAAPMACHVAAEPSSSTAAEALARTPGTDYLVGEWNSFSTLTSMLAQQRQAVSPDALLGLIEAHRDCLSTLYRKAGRAPIRADIGAMLAEASIVASRLWSAQGNRALALAHCAYARQLGDRLGSRRISATARIFESNLHSEAATLIDADGDIMIGLRLLDEAARASTDLSPPARARVAAEQAQAFAALRLPREATAALKRAEEAVNELSPVDCVGLYSDWSSARLHVYAGTCHLLLGQPHQAVTVLESAVQMLQHDHANANVALAAAVDLASAYADAGELEQSCTLLGATYDQLKAGGNHRGIARAQRARQRLDRWRDEPLVLELEEQMAA; encoded by the coding sequence ATGTCGAGCGTGCCACCACAAGACGTGGCCAAGGCATGGATCGCTCTTGGCCAAATGCTGGCCCGCAGCCGCAAAGCCGCTGGTTACACGCAGGAGGCGTACGCCCCGCGGGTGAGCTATGGACGGAGCACGATCGCGAACGTGGAGACCGGCCGGCAGCGTGTGGGCCGCGATTTCTGGGCCCGAAGCGACGAGGTGTTGGGAACCGGCGGCAGACTGGTCCGGGAATACGATCGCATCCGGCTCGCCAGCAACCGGCACGTGCTGAGCGGCACGGCCGCCCCTATGGCGTGCCACGTGGCTGCTGAGCCCTCGTCCTCCACCGCTGCGGAGGCGCTCGCCCGCACACCGGGAACGGACTACCTGGTGGGCGAGTGGAACAGCTTCTCCACGCTCACCAGCATGCTGGCCCAGCAGCGCCAGGCCGTGTCACCCGACGCGCTACTGGGTCTGATCGAGGCCCACCGTGACTGCCTGTCAACGCTGTATCGCAAAGCGGGTCGTGCTCCCATCCGCGCTGATATCGGAGCGATGCTCGCCGAAGCCTCGATCGTCGCCAGCCGGCTGTGGAGCGCGCAGGGCAACCGTGCCCTCGCGCTCGCTCACTGTGCCTATGCCCGTCAGCTCGGCGACAGGCTGGGCAGCCGCAGGATCAGCGCAACGGCACGCATCTTCGAGAGCAACCTCCACTCGGAGGCTGCCACACTGATCGACGCAGATGGTGACATCATGATCGGCCTGCGGCTCCTCGATGAGGCCGCCCGTGCGTCCACCGATCTCAGTCCACCCGCACGGGCGCGAGTAGCTGCCGAGCAGGCCCAAGCCTTCGCGGCCCTGCGACTTCCCCGCGAGGCCACGGCGGCCCTGAAGCGGGCAGAAGAAGCGGTCAACGAATTGTCGCCTGTTGACTGTGTCGGCCTCTACAGCGACTGGAGCAGCGCCCGCCTCCACGTCTACGCGGGCACGTGCCATCTCCTTCTCGGTCAGCCCCACCAAGCGGTGACCGTGCTGGAAAGTGCGGTACAGATGCTGCAGCACGACCACGCCAACGCCAACGTCGCGTTGGCGGCAGCCGTAGACCTCGCCAGCGCCTACGCCGACGCCGGCGAACTCGAACAATCCTGCACCTTGCTTGGCGCCACCTACGACCAGCTGAAAGCCGGTGGAAACCATCGAGGCATCGCTCGAGCCCAACGAGCTCGACAACGGTTGGACCGATGGCGCGATGAGCCGCTTGTCCTCGAACTCGAGGAGCAGATGGCCGCCTAA
- the tmk gene encoding dTMP kinase: MSSLFIAVEGPNGVGKSTVARRLADRLAELGPAGVHLTSEPTRTPLGQLLRRQESFLHGKALALALAADRAAHIETEIIPRLDDGLHVVTDRYVASSLVLQRIDGLDLGEIWSYNRYVLPATVIYLEDHPEVIRTRLAARPHLTRLELAGSPEKELALYRDAATHLHRQQWRQHVVACHGLTPEQVVDTILALLPADGP, translated from the coding sequence GTGAGCAGCCTGTTCATCGCCGTCGAAGGCCCCAACGGAGTCGGCAAGAGCACCGTCGCCCGTCGCCTGGCCGACCGCCTCGCCGAACTCGGACCGGCAGGGGTCCACCTGACCAGCGAGCCCACCCGCACACCCCTGGGCCAACTCCTGCGCCGGCAGGAGTCCTTCCTGCACGGCAAGGCACTGGCTCTCGCTCTGGCCGCCGACCGCGCCGCGCACATCGAAACAGAGATCATTCCCCGGCTCGACGACGGACTCCACGTCGTGACCGACCGGTACGTCGCCTCCTCCCTGGTGCTGCAACGCATCGACGGCCTCGACCTCGGCGAGATCTGGTCCTACAACCGCTACGTCCTGCCCGCCACCGTCATCTACCTCGAAGACCACCCAGAGGTCATCCGCACCCGACTGGCAGCCAGGCCGCACCTGACCAGGCTGGAACTGGCCGGCTCACCCGAGAAAGAACTCGCCCTCTACCGCGACGCCGCCACCCACCTGCACCGGCAGCAGTGGCGCCAACACGTCGTCGCCTGCCACGGCCTCACCCCCGAACAGGTCGTGGACACTATTCTCGCCCTGCTACCCGCCGACGGCCCCTGA
- a CDS encoding GTP cyclohydrolase II: protein MTTTVRLASCDLPTAYGQFQLHAFGPETGREEVLAAVHRPQPAGQQNPLVRIHSACATGDLLGSLKCDCGPQLATSLRMIGASDYGILLYMLCHEGRGIGLAAKIRAYTFMDQGYDTVAANAAVGAPTDARDYRPAASVLAWLGVTSARLATNNPHKIDALRTAGITVDRVPLSGFVTSDNRDYLGQKDTLLGHLNSSGAAAVS, encoded by the coding sequence ATGACGACTACCGTTCGGCTCGCCAGCTGTGACCTCCCCACCGCGTACGGACAATTCCAACTGCATGCTTTCGGCCCCGAGACCGGCCGTGAGGAGGTGCTCGCCGCCGTCCACCGCCCTCAGCCCGCCGGCCAACAGAATCCGCTGGTACGGATTCACAGCGCCTGCGCCACGGGTGACCTGCTCGGATCCCTCAAATGTGACTGCGGCCCCCAGCTGGCCACATCCCTGCGCATGATCGGCGCATCCGACTACGGGATCCTGCTCTACATGCTGTGCCACGAAGGCCGCGGCATCGGGCTTGCTGCCAAGATCCGCGCTTACACCTTCATGGACCAGGGCTACGACACCGTTGCCGCAAACGCCGCCGTTGGCGCACCCACCGATGCCCGCGACTACCGACCCGCCGCGAGCGTCCTGGCCTGGCTCGGCGTAACTTCAGCCCGACTCGCCACCAATAATCCTCACAAGATCGACGCCCTCCGTACCGCCGGGATCACCGTCGACCGTGTCCCCCTCTCCGGTTTCGTCACCTCCGATAACCGGGACTATCTCGGGCAGAAGGACACCCTGCTCGGACATCTGAACAGCAGCGGAGCCGCCGCCGTTTCTTGA
- a CDS encoding phosphotransferase, which translates to MIAISTALADQLRRDLLTAAGHQQTGGQVIQEWELSTVQRLYLSDGSSVICKLATSPFTGEAAVLRALNENGAAVPHLHGYTLRPQALGMLMDDLGDPIRPPTTAEAAAAAHAIHTIPPMPTLPVFGQQTLERLPEQALAALDALHRQGRFLNTATTEELLRRLEAVAGRRADGAEREPFGWCHGEFHRSSLHVSRTGCRLVDWAKAFTGPGLLDLATWFGTRNAADPAQLTRLIRAYVAAGGSTDAHSDRGGLPAAQWALGWHRVWAAWWFLTTAAAGHHQRHTDGSHTQVVHRQLHAAAQLLDAAPFGASGVHLTTAGRSL; encoded by the coding sequence ATGATCGCCATTAGTACCGCGTTGGCGGACCAGCTACGCCGCGACCTGCTCACCGCCGCTGGCCATCAACAGACCGGTGGGCAGGTCATCCAGGAGTGGGAACTGTCGACGGTGCAGCGGCTGTACCTGAGCGATGGCAGCAGCGTGATCTGCAAGCTCGCCACATCACCGTTCACCGGCGAAGCCGCCGTGCTGCGAGCCCTCAACGAAAACGGCGCGGCGGTGCCCCACCTGCACGGCTACACGCTACGCCCGCAGGCGCTGGGCATGCTGATGGACGACCTCGGCGACCCCATCCGCCCACCCACCACGGCCGAGGCTGCAGCCGCCGCCCACGCGATCCACACCATCCCCCCGATGCCGACCTTGCCCGTGTTCGGCCAGCAGACCCTGGAGCGCCTCCCAGAGCAGGCGCTCGCCGCACTCGACGCGCTACACCGCCAGGGCCGTTTCCTCAACACGGCCACGACCGAGGAACTGCTGCGGCGGCTGGAAGCCGTGGCGGGCCGGCGCGCCGACGGCGCCGAACGAGAGCCCTTCGGCTGGTGTCACGGCGAGTTCCACCGCAGCTCGCTGCACGTCAGCCGCACGGGATGCCGTCTCGTCGACTGGGCGAAAGCATTCACCGGACCCGGCCTGCTCGACCTCGCCACCTGGTTCGGCACCCGCAACGCCGCAGACCCCGCCCAACTTACCCGCCTGATCCGCGCCTACGTCGCGGCTGGCGGCAGCACCGACGCCCACTCCGACCGCGGCGGCCTGCCGGCGGCTCAGTGGGCGCTGGGATGGCACCGCGTGTGGGCAGCCTGGTGGTTTCTGACCACGGCCGCCGCAGGCCACCACCAGCGCCACACCGATGGCTCTCACACCCAGGTCGTGCACCGCCAACTGCACGCTGCCGCGCAACTGCTCGACGCCGCCCCGTTTGGCGCGTCCGGAGTTCATCTCACTACCGCGGGAAGATCCTTATGA
- a CDS encoding radical SAM protein — translation MKRLIVDTHASSCYFRTSVGGDGRKALVQITERCNLHCAHCFVSSTAVGSDLSLGDFTTRVLPRLLDARVERLTLTGGEPFVHPDLIAMCQAVADQGLPVGICTNATLTRDADIAALAALGNVHVNVSFDGFRPDSHGKFRGDRSSFATTVATTRKFAKAGLLKGLLSTPNALTVPQEFADLCAFAVDVGAEYVLMNPLSSFGRGVKSRSKLAATTAAMDAITAVTDRFAGQLDLVRIRFPNDDLPLGGCDAGKLIYVFVDGQVAVCPYLVFAARTPASAHRDTEFLTGNILDSEVVIGLDAYDFHGRYRLGANPTCGSCALAGQCGKGCPAAVIATGGRIGDVDTEQCPVTDPSGRRLLPLSLAKG, via the coding sequence ATGAAGCGCCTCATCGTGGACACCCACGCCTCGTCCTGCTACTTCCGCACCTCCGTCGGCGGGGATGGACGCAAGGCGTTGGTGCAGATCACCGAACGGTGCAACCTGCACTGCGCCCACTGCTTCGTCTCCTCGACCGCAGTCGGGTCCGACCTGTCCCTGGGCGACTTCACCACCCGAGTGTTGCCCCGGCTGCTCGACGCCCGAGTCGAACGCCTCACGCTCACCGGGGGCGAGCCCTTCGTCCACCCCGACCTGATCGCCATGTGCCAGGCGGTGGCCGATCAGGGACTGCCGGTGGGCATCTGCACCAACGCGACACTGACCCGCGACGCCGACATCGCCGCCTTGGCCGCCTTGGGCAACGTTCACGTCAACGTGTCCTTCGACGGGTTCCGGCCCGACAGCCACGGCAAGTTCCGCGGCGACCGGTCGTCGTTCGCCACCACCGTCGCCACCACCCGCAAGTTCGCCAAGGCCGGCCTCCTCAAGGGCCTGCTGTCCACGCCCAACGCGCTGACCGTGCCGCAGGAGTTCGCCGACCTGTGCGCCTTCGCCGTCGACGTCGGCGCCGAGTACGTGCTGATGAACCCGCTGTCCTCCTTCGGACGAGGGGTGAAGAGCCGCAGTAAGCTCGCCGCCACCACGGCCGCGATGGACGCCATCACGGCCGTGACCGACCGCTTCGCCGGCCAACTCGACCTCGTACGCATCCGGTTCCCCAACGACGACCTGCCGCTGGGCGGATGCGACGCGGGAAAACTGATCTACGTCTTCGTCGACGGGCAGGTCGCCGTGTGCCCCTACCTGGTCTTCGCCGCCCGCACGCCCGCCTCCGCGCACCGCGATACCGAGTTCCTCACCGGCAACATCCTCGATAGTGAGGTTGTCATCGGCCTCGACGCCTACGACTTCCACGGCCGCTACCGGCTCGGCGCCAACCCGACCTGCGGCTCCTGCGCGCTGGCCGGACAGTGCGGCAAGGGCTGCCCTGCTGCGGTCATCGCCACCGGTGGCCGCATCGGCGATGTCGATACCGAGCAGTGCCCCGTCACCGACCCATCCGGCCGTCGACTGCTCCCGCTGTCCCTGGCCAAGGGGTGA
- a CDS encoding class IV adenylate cyclase → MTHEPANNDHEVEAKYRVDDLQRLITALARRQVVLTEPSVQDDQAYAPAGWSYGMSKVGVPFARLRTQEGRHLFTVKKPIDNEMACLEHECVILDRHAMHAALATMGWVPTVRIVKHRRTGDWDGATVCVDVVDGLGAFVEVERVVSSQHSGEQVQHGLDAMIRSLGVPVLRVVDTYDTLIWNLTSAAVGTSARV, encoded by the coding sequence GTGACCCACGAGCCGGCCAACAATGATCATGAGGTTGAAGCCAAGTACCGCGTCGACGACCTGCAGAGGTTGATCACGGCGCTCGCCCGGCGGCAGGTCGTGTTGACGGAGCCGTCGGTCCAGGACGACCAGGCGTACGCACCAGCCGGCTGGTCGTACGGAATGTCGAAGGTCGGTGTGCCGTTCGCGCGTCTTCGCACGCAGGAGGGGCGCCATCTGTTCACAGTGAAGAAGCCGATCGACAATGAGATGGCGTGCCTGGAGCACGAATGCGTGATCCTCGACCGTCACGCGATGCACGCTGCTCTAGCGACGATGGGTTGGGTGCCAACCGTACGAATCGTCAAGCACCGCCGAACTGGCGATTGGGACGGCGCGACGGTCTGCGTCGACGTTGTCGACGGGCTCGGCGCATTCGTCGAGGTGGAACGGGTGGTCAGCTCCCAGCACTCGGGTGAACAGGTGCAGCACGGACTCGATGCGATGATCCGCTCACTCGGCGTGCCTGTACTGCGGGTCGTGGACACCTACGACACATTGATCTGGAATCTGACGAGCGCGGCTGTTGGGACGTCGGCGCGGGTCTGA
- a CDS encoding class I SAM-dependent methyltransferase — protein MNLHPPDVTSAASINPEVLAFYAHGAEQGRLSDPRRHIEYLRTRDILGRHLPPAGTVADVGGGPGAYAFQLAADGYRVHLVDPVPLHLEQAATTCARAESPLASISRGDARQVPLGSASCDAVLLLGPLYHLTNAADRARAWGEAYRVLVPGGVVAAAATSRYYTTWEYLAKNLYDDPAVEAILARHLRDGQHRNPTGDRRLFTTGYFHNPNGLAAEATTAGLRPHALLAVEGAAKLLPDLADRLRDPHRRDLLLRAIRRVEAEPSLLGMSEHVLLIAHKPTPDSTAAKETR, from the coding sequence GTGAATCTCCATCCGCCCGACGTGACCTCAGCGGCGAGCATCAATCCGGAGGTCCTCGCCTTCTACGCCCACGGAGCCGAGCAGGGACGCCTGAGCGACCCGCGCCGCCACATCGAGTACCTGCGCACCCGCGACATCCTGGGTCGCCACCTTCCCCCAGCCGGAACTGTTGCCGACGTCGGCGGAGGACCTGGCGCGTACGCGTTTCAGCTGGCCGCGGACGGCTACCGCGTCCACCTCGTGGACCCTGTCCCGCTGCACCTGGAGCAAGCCGCCACCACGTGCGCCCGCGCCGAGTCGCCGCTGGCCTCGATCTCGCGCGGGGACGCGCGCCAGGTGCCTCTCGGCTCCGCCAGCTGCGACGCAGTTCTTCTGCTCGGACCGCTGTATCACCTCACCAACGCCGCTGACCGCGCCCGCGCCTGGGGCGAGGCGTACCGCGTACTTGTCCCAGGCGGCGTGGTCGCCGCCGCAGCGACGTCCCGCTACTACACCACCTGGGAATACCTCGCCAAGAACCTCTACGACGACCCGGCGGTGGAGGCGATCCTGGCCCGACATCTCCGCGACGGGCAACACCGCAACCCGACCGGTGATCGACGGCTGTTCACCACCGGCTACTTCCACAACCCGAATGGTCTCGCTGCAGAAGCCACCACCGCAGGCCTGCGCCCGCACGCCCTGCTCGCGGTCGAAGGCGCCGCCAAACTGCTGCCCGACCTCGCCGACCGCCTCCGCGACCCACACCGTCGCGACCTCCTCCTGCGGGCGATCCGCCGGGTCGAGGCAGAACCCTCACTCCTCGGCATGTCTGAACACGTCCTGCTCATCGCCCACAAGCCCACACCCGACAGCACCGCTGCGAAGGAAACGAGATGA
- a CDS encoding creatininase family protein: MTLWTIATAADEARRRATVAVLPIGSFEQHGPHLPLATDTIVASAIATALAERYDLFLLPPITLSCSHEHAAWRGTVSLSSTTLTAIINDVVASLHGQGIDRLVLVNGHGGNYVLSNIVQEANTDRPRLALFPGRQDWDQARHDAGLQSTTHDDMHAGEIETSILLHAAPDAVGSDFGTADHLTERPHLLTLGMTAYTSTGVIGQPSLAAEAKGQAVLASLARSFEDTLTMLTRQ; encoded by the coding sequence GTGACCCTCTGGACGATCGCCACGGCGGCCGACGAAGCCCGCCGCCGAGCGACGGTCGCTGTCCTCCCCATCGGCAGCTTCGAACAACACGGCCCACACCTACCGCTCGCCACCGACACCATCGTGGCCAGCGCCATCGCCACCGCGCTCGCGGAACGCTACGACCTGTTCCTGCTTCCGCCAATCACTCTGTCCTGCTCCCACGAGCACGCGGCGTGGCGAGGAACTGTCAGTCTCAGCTCCACCACCCTCACCGCCATCATCAACGACGTCGTGGCGTCCCTCCACGGCCAAGGCATCGATCGTCTCGTGCTCGTCAACGGGCACGGCGGCAACTACGTGTTGTCCAACATCGTCCAGGAGGCCAACACCGACCGGCCACGCCTCGCACTGTTCCCAGGTCGCCAGGACTGGGACCAAGCACGCCACGACGCCGGACTGCAAAGCACCACCCACGACGACATGCACGCCGGAGAGATCGAGACGTCGATCCTTCTCCACGCCGCGCCGGATGCCGTCGGCTCGGACTTCGGAACCGCCGATCACCTCACCGAGCGGCCACACCTCCTGACACTCGGCATGACCGCCTACACGAGCACCGGAGTAATCGGGCAACCATCTCTGGCCGCCGAAGCCAAGGGACAGGCCGTGCTCGCCAGCCTTGCCCGCAGCTTCGAGGACACCCTCACCATGCTTACCCGTCAATAG
- a CDS encoding HAD family hydrolase — MNHSSAGLVIWDVDGTLIPADLRWLTRAIARAYGIAQSEVVFPDKKVHGYTDESIAVDTAIASGVDPSSAEAGIPAFRQAIAAVMREGRQELAEVQPPYPGAAASIAKLHERGFIQTVLTGNLRSAAEVKLDVAGLDDFLDLRIGGFGSDARDRFQLPAVVAQRYSAIYGDPLDSARTIVIGDAPNDIACARHADFRVAVVAHRLGRRELASYEPDVVLDSLDPTTVAAAVSSLLSAGGTPAAR; from the coding sequence ATGAACCACAGCAGCGCCGGCTTGGTCATCTGGGACGTTGACGGGACGCTCATCCCCGCGGACTTGCGTTGGCTGACGCGCGCGATCGCTCGTGCGTACGGCATCGCGCAGTCCGAGGTTGTCTTCCCTGACAAGAAGGTGCATGGGTATACGGACGAGTCGATCGCCGTGGACACGGCGATCGCTTCGGGCGTGGACCCGTCATCTGCGGAGGCAGGCATACCCGCCTTCCGTCAGGCCATCGCCGCGGTCATGCGAGAGGGTCGGCAGGAGTTGGCTGAGGTCCAGCCGCCGTATCCAGGTGCTGCGGCGAGCATCGCGAAGCTGCACGAGCGTGGCTTCATCCAGACCGTGCTGACCGGCAACCTGCGTTCGGCCGCCGAGGTGAAGCTGGACGTGGCGGGCTTGGACGATTTTCTTGATCTTCGCATCGGCGGGTTCGGATCGGACGCGCGAGATCGCTTCCAGCTTCCGGCAGTCGTAGCTCAGCGCTACTCCGCGATCTACGGTGACCCGCTCGATTCCGCTCGAACGATCGTCATCGGGGATGCGCCCAACGACATCGCTTGCGCACGTCACGCCGACTTTCGCGTCGCTGTCGTCGCTCACCGGCTTGGGCGTCGAGAGCTGGCATCCTACGAACCTGACGTGGTACTCGACAGTCTCGACCCGACGACGGTGGCGGCAGCCGTCAGTTCGCTGTTGAGTGCGGGCGGAACGCCGGCTGCTCGTTAG
- a CDS encoding endonuclease/exonuclease/phosphatase family protein: MLSILTINVQAAALARAQNLLTWLLQRDDHVVILTETSNGPGTRHLLTGLRAAGLFITHQPSPDGDRGCAIASRIPTRPAPHLTAGISLPGRAPALTLDTDPAVAILGLYVPSSDRAPAKLTKKQTFLTTVTDTLGRLPTTDRANLVVGGDYNVISRNHQPRYPGFRPFEYDFLDALTALGLTDVHRTLHPDVQAHSWIGRAGNGYRFDYLHAGPGLLPHLAAAAYLDQPRLEGLTDHCAHSADIDVRRACGRGAGTGSAEAPLTSRTSSRRAAE, encoded by the coding sequence GTGCTGTCCATCCTGACGATCAACGTGCAGGCCGCCGCCCTCGCCCGTGCGCAGAACCTTCTGACCTGGCTGCTGCAGCGCGATGACCACGTGGTCATCCTGACCGAAACCAGCAACGGACCCGGCACCCGGCACCTTCTCACCGGCCTGCGCGCAGCCGGGCTGTTCATCACTCACCAGCCCTCACCCGACGGCGACCGCGGCTGTGCCATCGCCAGCCGCATCCCCACCCGCCCAGCCCCACACCTCACCGCGGGTATCAGCCTGCCCGGCCGGGCCCCCGCCCTCACCCTCGACACCGACCCTGCCGTGGCGATCCTCGGCCTCTACGTCCCCTCCAGCGACCGGGCACCAGCCAAGCTCACCAAGAAGCAGACCTTCCTCACCACCGTCACCGACACCCTAGGCCGACTACCTACCACCGACCGCGCAAACCTGGTGGTCGGCGGGGACTACAACGTCATCAGCCGTAACCACCAACCCCGCTACCCCGGCTTTCGACCCTTCGAGTACGACTTTCTCGACGCCCTCACCGCACTCGGGCTCACCGACGTCCACAGGACTCTGCACCCCGACGTGCAGGCACACAGCTGGATCGGCCGTGCCGGAAACGGATACCGCTTCGACTACCTCCATGCCGGCCCTGGGCTACTGCCCCATCTGGCAGCTGCCGCCTACCTGGACCAACCTCGCCTTGAGGGTCTCACCGACCACTGCGCGCACAGCGCCGACATCGACGTACGGCGTGCCTGCGGGCGCGGTGCCGGTACTGGCAGCGCCGAAGCTCCCTTGACGTCCCGTACGTCTTCCAGACGGGCGGCAGAATAG
- a CDS encoding PPC domain-containing DNA-binding protein, with amino-acid sequence MRSREVVPGRTIAAVFDHGEDFYDALDRTCRTHDIRQGYIPTFIAGLATADIVGTCERLDNPDAPVWSKVHLTNIEALGGGTLAYDPDTDTIQPHIHLTVGLKAHSATAHTSHLLAATVQFLTEMIIVEIAEPSMRRVRQTDLYDVPLLQFP; translated from the coding sequence TTGCGGAGCCGCGAAGTCGTCCCCGGCCGCACCATCGCCGCCGTCTTCGACCACGGGGAAGACTTCTACGACGCCCTCGACCGCACCTGCCGCACCCACGACATCCGCCAGGGCTACATCCCCACCTTCATCGCCGGCCTCGCCACCGCAGACATCGTCGGCACCTGCGAACGCCTCGACAACCCAGACGCCCCCGTCTGGTCCAAAGTCCATCTGACCAACATCGAGGCCCTCGGCGGCGGCACCCTCGCCTACGACCCCGACACCGACACCATCCAGCCGCACATCCACCTCACCGTCGGCTTGAAAGCGCACAGCGCCACCGCCCACACCAGCCACCTGCTCGCCGCGACCGTCCAGTTCCTCACCGAGATGATCATTGTTGAGATCGCCGAGCCATCGATGAGGCGCGTCCGCCAAACCGACCTCTACGACGTGCCACTCCTGCAATTCCCTTGA
- a CDS encoding FAD-dependent oxidoreductase encodes MFFDVVVVGAGPGGLACAHEVVRQAQGLRVLLLEAGRGMRNRPCPVDRGLRCTGCAGICNVISGFGGCVHYGDGVKLSLLPSGRRLIDHFGEDRADELCERAFQFLTAPLPEPPILSGTRLGAPAIKAFAGNGLAIREYPVAVLGETQVRDMLTALHGFRNDALTVWEKSELVTAALEGDRLTLTVATHGGLVTAQTARLVLATGRHGVTSTHNLLTAFGVQTIAPDMSLGVRLETRAEVLAAIGVEHPDLKITQLERVDRKTKTFCFCGGPNGGRIKFTNYQRSFGREVITLDGHETTERLPGGRPLAANFGLLCQLARPGTSTEVRDEILSDYWRLSGGRPVAQSLRAFMNKTTEPRSWPELAAAVAFEPSVKDLTTARLDSLFTDAEHVSLTESLRRVMGSILDHAGAGLSVDDLVDDVLVIGPEVEFLWDRVPVDEDCKVRGLPIYVVGDAAGIAQGIVQAAMMGVAAGDAIASGTPA; translated from the coding sequence ATGTTCTTCGATGTCGTCGTCGTCGGCGCTGGCCCAGGTGGTCTGGCTTGTGCCCACGAGGTCGTGCGCCAGGCCCAGGGCCTGCGGGTGCTGCTGTTGGAGGCCGGGCGGGGGATGCGGAATCGGCCGTGCCCGGTCGACCGGGGGCTGCGTTGCACGGGGTGCGCCGGGATCTGCAACGTGATCAGTGGCTTTGGCGGCTGTGTGCACTACGGAGACGGGGTGAAGTTGAGCTTGCTGCCGTCCGGCCGCCGCCTGATCGATCACTTCGGTGAGGACCGCGCGGACGAACTGTGCGAACGCGCGTTCCAGTTCCTGACCGCTCCACTGCCAGAGCCGCCCATTCTGAGTGGCACGAGACTCGGCGCGCCAGCCATCAAGGCGTTCGCCGGGAACGGCCTGGCCATCCGGGAGTACCCGGTCGCGGTCTTGGGGGAGACGCAGGTTCGGGACATGCTCACGGCGCTGCACGGCTTCCGCAACGACGCTCTGACCGTCTGGGAGAAATCGGAACTTGTCACCGCCGCCCTAGAGGGGGACCGCCTGACGCTGACGGTAGCGACCCACGGTGGCCTCGTCACCGCCCAGACGGCACGTCTGGTGCTGGCCACGGGCCGACACGGGGTGACCAGCACTCACAACCTCCTGACGGCATTCGGGGTGCAGACGATCGCGCCGGACATGTCGCTCGGCGTGCGTCTCGAGACGAGGGCCGAGGTGCTGGCCGCGATCGGTGTCGAGCACCCCGATCTGAAGATCACCCAGTTAGAGCGGGTGGACCGTAAGACGAAGACCTTCTGTTTCTGCGGCGGCCCGAACGGTGGTCGGATCAAGTTCACCAACTACCAGCGCTCCTTCGGGCGGGAGGTGATCACTCTCGACGGGCACGAAACCACTGAACGCCTTCCCGGGGGACGTCCACTGGCAGCCAACTTCGGCCTGTTGTGCCAGCTTGCCAGACCCGGCACCAGCACCGAAGTCCGGGACGAGATCCTGTCCGATTACTGGCGGCTCAGCGGAGGCCGGCCGGTGGCGCAGAGTCTGCGCGCGTTCATGAACAAGACGACCGAGCCGCGTAGTTGGCCGGAGTTGGCTGCGGCAGTGGCGTTCGAGCCGTCCGTCAAGGACTTGACTACCGCCCGGCTCGACAGCTTGTTCACCGACGCAGAGCACGTCAGCCTTACCGAGAGCCTCCGCCGGGTCATGGGCTCGATCCTGGACCACGCCGGCGCAGGCTTGTCCGTGGATGACCTTGTCGACGATGTTCTCGTGATCGGGCCTGAGGTCGAGTTCTTGTGGGACCGGGTCCCGGTCGACGAGGACTGCAAGGTGCGGGGCCTGCCGATCTACGTGGTCGGAGACGCCGCAGGGATCGCCCAGGGCATCGTGCAGGCTGCCATGATGGGCGTTGCCGCCGGCGACGCCATCGCGTCCGGTACGCCGGCATGA